The sequence TATGGGCGGAGAATCCTGAGTCTCTGGGAGGGAAGTTAGTGGACAGCTCGTCTGGACTGACTGAGCTGGAAATGAGACGTGGACAGAGGCGGGAGGTGAGACGGGGCCTCCGGGGCGGGGCCCAGCCCTGACGAGACCCGGGGTCCGTTGCAGGGCGAAGCTAGGCATGCCCCAGTTTCTGAGCACGGaagcccagagcctcctgcgggcccTGTTCAAGCGGAATCCTGCCAACCGGCTCGGTAAGTGGCCCCAGCTCCGGGGAGGGGAACGGGTACAGCTGCGGCCTAGGCCACAGGGCCACATCTGGGGCTGAAAGGGGCCGTTGTCCTTTGTGTGGGCAGACAATGCCGGCGGCCACCCTGCCTTCTGGCCCCATGTgtggagtggggggcggggggggggtggtgacCTGTGTCTGGGGGAAAGCAGGAACTGAGTCATCTCCACTCCCCCTGGGGATGAGGACAGAGGCCGGCACGGCTCCTCCGCCAAGGCTGCTGGCTCAGGAGAAGGGGCACAAGTTCAGGCGCCAGGGGCTCAGGACCCCACTGCTGGCACGTGGTGGTCCCTCCACAGATACCGTGGTCGAATGAGTACTGTTTGTGAGCAGAGTGACCCAAGGCAGTTGACATCTCCCCCTGGAGCCCGAGGTCCTTGTCTCCACTGGGGACAATGGTCTTGAGCTTCGTGGATTAAATGAAATCACGTGAACGTGCCTGTAGCGGCTGCTCAGTTGGCTCCTTGGCTCCTGGGTTCACCTGAACCTTGACCAGCTTCCTAAGGTCCCATCCAGGTGTCTGGGCTTGAATGGAGGGAGAGCCTGTCTGGTGGCTGATAAGGGTGATGAACTAAGAGCAGCAGAGATGAGGCCTAAGTTGGTGCGgggttgggggaggtggggaccCTCTGGCAGATCTCAGGACAGGTTTGGCCTGTCCTGActttgactttggacaagttgtCTAGCCTCTCTTCTCTGGACCCTCCTTCTCCCATCAGTACATGGGAGCCTGATCATCAAGAGGCTCCAGAAAGTGGAAAATGCTGAGTGGTCTGTAGGCCTCGGGGTGATGGCTGGATGGACTTGGGGTGGCATGAGCCTAGCCTCTGGTCCCAGACCCCAGTGAGGCGTGGCTGCTCAGAGGACAGGGCGGGTGTCTGGGGGTCAGAACGTCCTGGAGCAGACCCCTCATCTGGGCTCTTTCAGGCTCCGGCCCTGACGGGGCAGAGGAAATCAAGCGGCATGTCTTCTACTCCACCATTGACTGGAATGTGAGTGAGCCTGTCCACCCTGGGGCCCCAGGCAGGCCTTCAGCtgtggtgggagggggcttctgcTGACTCGAGCCTCCAGCGTGAAGCAGAGGCGACGGCGTGGCCTTAGGGGCACGGGCTGGCCTCCCCCAGAGCGAGCAGTTATGCCCCGTCTGCGTAGCCTGTGATCTGTCCAGGCCATTAACTCCTCCTGCATGGGGCTTCCAGCGGGCTGTGGGGGGTGCCAAGGTAACCAGGGCGCCCACCCCACCTTGCAGAAGCTGTATCGGCGTGAGATCAAGCCACCCTTCAAGCCGGCCGTGGCACAACCCGATGACACCTTCTACTTTGACACTGAGTTCACATCCCGCACGCCCAAGGGTGCGTCCCTCGTCTGACTTTGTCCTgggctttcccttccccaggagggAAGCGGGGAGTCAGGGACCTCTTGGGGCGCAGGGGCCCTGAGGGCTGAGGCAGGCCCAGGTGTGTGGGCAGGCAGGCGGGGAGTCTCTGCCTCTTTGTCCCCGTCTCATTCAGCCTGGCTGTCCCACTCCGGGGCTCTATGGGCCTCTTTGTGCCTGGGCAAGGGGGTGGGAGTGAGTGGGTGAGTGGGCCACAATAGAAAAGTCAGGACCTTGGCCCCAGGCACCTTCAGCCCACTGGAAAGACCAGACACATCAGGCTCCCACTCACgtcaggggtgaagaatctgacCTGGCAAACACGCGAGGTGGGGACGGTCTGGCAGAGCAGGGGTGACAGTGCCCAGAGGTCAGGGGCAAGCGTGGGAATCGGCTTTGGCTGCTCTGACAACTGGGCTTTGGTGACGCATCTGGAACACGGGCTCAGCCGTAGACctactcagtccatggggttactgcTAGAAGCCAAGGAGGCGGCTTCTGGGAGGGGGCTTGGTAAATCCTAACGTTTTGGCCACATATGGGGGAAGTGTTCTGAAAGTCCTCCTGGGGGGACAGGTTTTAGCAGAGGGAATGCCTTTCTCACTGTGGCTTGCACGTCTCTGATGTTGGGGAACTTGTCACTTCTCCGAGCAGCGTGTCCCATCTTTATTTATCTGACAAGTATGTACCAGGTCCCTATTAGTGTGCCAGCCATGCGGGGATTGACGGTAAACAAGACAGACCCTGGCCCTGCCTTCATATGGCTCAGGCTCTAGTGGGAGAGAGATGAAGTCAGCTCTGGGCAGCTCGGCAAGTGCAGCCTAGTGGAGGCAACAGGCTGGAGGAGCAGCGTGAAGCCAGGTTTCTCAGAGGACAGTGTGTGAGCTGAGCCTCAAAGGATGGACAAGGAATGGTCTAGTTAGCAGGAACAGCACGTGCAATGGCTTAGAGTCTCCTCTAAGGATCTGAGAAGCTGGGCACGGCTGAGCTGTGGCGTGGGGCGAGAGGAGGCTAAGATCACAAGCACCTCATTGCCTGCGttatcccaagggcagaggaggggtACAGACGGGGGCAGACTTGTGGTTGGAACCATCCCTCCGGCTGCTGCATAGAAGATGGACCTGAAGGGGCAGACCAGACACAAGGAGGCCTCCAGGAGGGGATAAAGTGGGCGGGTGGTGGATGTGAGGGTTTTTGCTGTTTCTTGTATGACTGCACTGGGCTGGCCTGAACACACACGGGCAGATGGGCTAAAGCCGGGGATGAGAGGTCCTGCCCAGGCTCCCGTCCCAGCCAGCTTTCTGGGCTCCCTTGGGTCAAGGGTACCTCCTCTGGTTCACatccccctcctgcctctgcagACTCCCCAGGCATCCCCCCAAGTGCAGGTGCCCATCAGCTGTTCCGCGGCTTCAGCTTCGTGGCCACTGGCCTAATGGAGGATGACGGCAAGCCTCGGGCCACACAGGCGCCCCTGCACGCGGTGGTACAGGTGAGGGGCGGGAGAAACTTCTCGAGTGTCCTTTTCCTCTTGGAAAGCACAGGGCAGAACAACTGAGAACACAGGCCCTGAACTTGGACAGACTTGGGTTCAGACCCTGCTGCCACCGGGGAGCCCACTGCGCCTCAAcctccttgagcctcagtttccccatttgtaaaacaGGGAAGGCAGCGTGGTTATGAGTTtctttgtgtacacacacacacatgcatatatacgtatataatttgaaactttaaaatattctgaaatttgaatttttcaagAATCACCATCTGCTTTCCTTTCACACATGTTTGGTCCTTAtaagtcctgtgtgtgtgtgtgttcagttgctcagtcctgtctgactctctgagaccccatggactgtagcctgccaggctgctttgtccatggaattttccaggcaagaatattgcagtaggtagccattccctcctccacgtTATGAGTTTCTTGACACAGAGGCAGAATGTTGTATGGCCAGGGCAAACCCAGGTTGGTGGTGCTGGGCGGTGGCTGGCCCTGACAGGGATGGGGGGGACACTCAGATCTCTTGCCACTGTCTCCCGCTTGCCTACTCTCCCAACTCCGTGGGAAATTTAGAGTTGAGAGGCAAGAATGGAGACTTTGGAGCTCACTGCCTGGGTCAGAACTTCCAAGGTCAGGGATCGTGGAGGGGACATgtcctggtgcctcagtttcctcatctgtaaatgggggtGATGATAGAACCTTTCCCCAAGGGTTGTTTCAAGAATTATGTGAGTTACTGTGTATAAAGTTAGGGTGACTGTGTGATTTATTATCCAACTGGGATATCTTGGTCCCAGACAAGTTAAACCAGACTGGGTGTGAGGGCAACAGACATGAACCAGGGCCGCGTGTGGGCTGTGTGGTCACCTGGTGAGAAGGGCTCAGAATAGTACCTGCCACACACTCAGCATCACAGAAGCATTTGATACAGTTCATGTCTCAAAGCCTTGAGACATCCCACAAGGTGGGCTGTGTCACCCAGCAAAGGGAAACAACCCGCCAAAGCCcgcagtaagtggcagagctgggacctgGCTCAGGGCTCCCGTGCCCCCTCAGGCCTGCCGGGGTTCTGGGAGCCTCCAACTGCTCCATGTGTGTGTTGGCTCCTTACCTGCCCCCTCCAGCACCCACTGACCATAAACTGCAGCCTGGCACCCAGGAGCCGGCAAGTGCCCATCATAGTGtaggaaacaggcccagagaggggcagaCTCTTGCTCGAGGTCTTCTACCCCAGGCCTCCTGCCTCCTGTTGTTCAGGCACTGAgtcgtattcgactctttgtgaccccgtggactacagcgcgccaggcttccttCTTGCCCACTGCCACCTCCAGGGGCCCAAGGCCTGGGGTTCTGGGAGATGACTCTCCATTCCAGAGCACATAATCAGTCCCACCTCTTGGTCTCCTGCAGCAACTACACGGGAAGAACCTGGTTTTTAGCGATGGCTACGTGGTAAAAGAGACAATTGGTGTGGGCTCCTACTCTGAGTGCAAGCGCTGTGTCCACAAGGCCACCAACATGGAGTATGCTGTCAAGGTGAGCCTCATGACCTTGTTCAGGCCAAGGCCGCTCggctggggtggaggtggtgggTGATGTGGCCCTGGCCCACTGGTTGGAGATGGATGGTGCTAGAAGCTCTGTGGATGGATGGAAGGTGTGCGGCTGAGACTCCATGCCCTGCAGCATGGGGCTCTGTGGCAGGGAGGGACTCTGGAGTTGATCCCCCAACACTGCCACATGTACCCCCTTTCCTCAGGTCATCGACAAGAGCAAGCGAGACCCCTCGGAAGAGATTGAAATTCTTCTGCGGTACGGGCAGCACCCCAACATCATCACTCTGAAAGATGTGAGTGGGGGTCCTTGAGTGTGGGGTGGGGACACGGGCCCTCGGCTCTCAGACTGGTCTcggggttgccattccttttggCTTCTGGTCCTCCTCTGCTCACAGATGGGAGGTCCACTGAGGTGCCTTTAGTCTGGCAGCAGCAGGTGCCCTCCCTGGGTGACGCTGGCATTCTCCGAGAGTGTTCTTGCCCTCAGGACAGAGCCAGCATCCTGTCCAATGGCCCAGGTGAAAGTGCTGCGAGGGTGATGAGACACAGCAGAACGCAGGCCCAGGGCTCAGTCTTTCCTCCCTGGCCCGGTGAGCTGGTGACCAGGGAGCCCAGGCCTGGCATCGAGGGGAGGGGCCTGATGGTGTGGCCTCTGGCAGGTGTACGATGACGGCAAACACGTGTACCTGGTGACAGAGCTGATGCGGGGAGGGGAGCTGCTGGATAAGATCCTACGGCAGAAATTCTTCTCGGAACGTGAGGCCAGCTTCGTCCTGCACACCATCAGCAAGACCGTGGAGTATCTGCACTCCCAGGGGGTAAGTCTTGAGTAGGGGGTACTGAGtgggcctggggcgggggggcagCCTGGGGTCTTACCATCAAAAGAGTGCATGGACCATGACTGGCCCAGACAGTGGCAATCTTCCACCAGCCAGAGGGGAGATTCGAGACGGGTGAGTGGGCAAGTGGATGGAtttaaggaaggaaaggagggacagATGAGGCCACATTGTGAAAAGGAACATTTACTCAGGACCTAGGCAGGCATCATGCTGAGTTCCTTCTTGCATTATCTCAACTGATTTTTGCAACAACTCTATTGGGTAGATGCTGTTCTTGGTCTCACTTTATAGTTATGGAAGCCAAGGCTCAGAGATGTGAGctcacttgcctgaggtcacacagcctggGAAGAAGGGAGCCAGAGTGTTTGAGAAATTTGGGTGGGGAGCTACAGATGCAGAGTGGTTTTGAGTTAGGAAGCAGTGAGATCACTGTGGGAGCTTCAAGGCTTCAGGGAGAAATCTGGCTGTGGGTTCAGCTGTCAGGACAAGAGGAAGTGGATGTAGGAGGAAATGCTTATGGAAACACAGGCtaatttttttacaatattgtggttttggctgtacatcgacatgaatcagccacaggtgtaaaTGTATCCCCgtatcctgaaccccctcccacctccctgcacaccccattcctctgggttgtcccagagcactggcttttgAGTGCTCCACTTCATGCATTGACCTTgccctggtcatctattttacatatggtaatatacatatttcaatgctattctctcaaatcatcccacccttgccttctcccagagtccaaaagtctgttctttacatctgtctctttcGCTGCCTTTCATATAGGattgtcgttaccatctttctaaattccatatgtatgcgttaatatactggtGTTAatatattggtgtttctctttctgacttacttcactccgtataataggctccaggttcatccacctcattagaactgactaaaATGTCAAAAATGTCTTTCTGCGATTGGTTTATTGGATTCACAATCTCTGCAAGATTCTTACCTTTCATTCACTTATCATACCCCTTAAGCCTCTTATAAAACTGAGATAAAATTTGCCTACAGAAGATCTTCAGTGTACAAGTTGATGAGTTTCATTAAATGTGTACATCCATGTCACCTCCATAGTAAAACCTCCCTTTCGGATGCCACTGACTTGTTGAAGAGAGCAGTTCTGTGGAATGTCCcacattatttacttatttatttggccgcactGCAGAACatattggatcttagttccccaaccagggattgaatccataacccttgcattggcagcacaaagtcttaaccactggacgaccaaGGAAGTCCTGGTCCCGCATTTTGAATGTGTTTGCTTCTTGTGGCATCATTTTAATTGTTTCTCTATTGCTTATATTTCCTGTAAACTGCAAGGTGCTCCAAAGTCTTAATTAGATTTCGCTTCAACTTCTTTTTGGGGGCATGGAGTCAAAAATCACTCCATGGGAGGTGCAGTGAACTTCGCACAGCATCATGTCTGGGAGCCAGTGTCTCATTGCCCCTGTTAGTCATCACAGTCTGGGGATGGGTGAACGGGTGTCAGGCAGTAGGTGGGTGTGAGGTGTATCGTGGAGATCCTCACCAACCTTTCATGCAATGGTTTCAGCCTTTTGTGACATTTCCCTGAATCATTTCATTAGAATTTGCAAAAATAACAATGTGTGATTCTGTCTAACTTATTAGGGGGATTCTTTTGTGAAAAAGAACTTACCTTATCACCAGAGGTCTAGTTTGGTTACTGCATGGTCGTGTTTGAAGTGGTTATGTGTTTTGAAATGACCGGTGCAAACAGACTGATATGGAAATATGTCAGGTCAGACAGTACACGGGCTTCCCTTTCCTGTTTCGTTCTCACGTGAGTACTAGCTAGCATTACCCGAAGAAGGTTTAGAAGATAGAGCTGAAGTGGTGAGTTTCCAGCAGGCCACCTAAAGCTCAGAGCAGGGATGGCTGTACCTCAGAGCTTATAGGATATTAGTTCCCTCAatgaggaattgaacctgcaccctcagctgtgaaagctcagagtcccaaccactggaccaccaggaaaataaCCAGGGAAGGGCTTTTCTAGAGTGGGAGTTGCTTCCAAAAGTAGTGAGCCTCTCTGTGAGGGGTAGGTGAGCTCCAAGTACAGACATTCACTCTGTAGAGGTGTCATGGGAGAATATTATTTCTTGCCCAAAGGACATCTTTGGGATTTTGGAACCTATGGGCCCTAAAGTTTcttcagtccagaatactggcgttggtagcctttgccttttccaggggctcttcccaacctaggaatcgaacccaggtcttccatattgcaggcaggttctttaccagctaccTCTAAAGTTTCTGGCCCTTTCCAAATACTAGGGGAAGATGAGGAGGAAATCGGAAGCTCTCATGGAGGTTTTTGGAGGGAGATTCTCAAGCCGTTTACCACTTTGGCCTCTGTGGTCCAGAAGCCAGGAATCTAGTCATCGTAACAGCTGAGAAATGAGAAGAAGGTGACCAGTTCTGGGCCCTCCTATTTGTTTTCATGTTATCTTCATATTGAAATATCACATAAATAGATCATCATGTACAGTTCAATAAGTCTTCAAAAGTGAATACACCCACATAACTAGCACCCAGAGCAGACAGGGCTGTGCCTCtcagcttagttccctgaccaggaattgaacccacaccctcagcaATGAAAActgggagtcctaaccactggaccaccaagaaactCTTCAGGGAAGGGCTTTCTAGAGTGGGAGCTGAAGGATTTCTAGTTCCCCAAGCCCCTCGAACCCCTTCCACTCTCCCTCCTCCAAGATAACCATTCTAAGCTGACTTCTAATTTAATATAAATGTACTCTTTCATATCTGACTTCAGCCACTGATCACTCTCTCTGAGATTCACCTGTGATGTTGTGTGGATGCAGTTTCCTCGGTCTCATTGCTCTGTGGTTTCTACTGTGTGAATAAGCCACAGTTTAATTATCCTTTCTACCCTTAGTGGACATGGGTTGTTActagtttacttatttatttttttaaagaaggtatTCAAGAACGAAGGAGTTGATAGTGATGGTCCCTTCGGCATATTGCTTCACAAAGCTGATAAAGTAAGATTTTGACGATATTCAGGATTCTTCTTctcttttggctgctctgggtcttggttgcaggaTGCGGGCTCTTTAGTTTTGGCTTGTgtggtctagttccctgacaagagaCTGAACTGTGTTCAgagccccctgcgttgggagcttggaggtcttagccactggaccactagggaagtctctgtTACCAGTTTTTTGACTATGACAAGTAACACAGCCGTGACATTCTTGCACTTGTCTCTCGTGAACACTTGTCCACTCTAACCTGGGTATAAACATAACAgtgcaattgctgggtcatagtgCAGGTTATATTCATCTTTAGTAGATGTTGCCAGATTTCTAAAGTTGTTTTACATAGTTATACTGTCCAAAAGTGTGTGAGAGTTCTGTTACTTGCCAACACTTggcattttccatctttttaattaTAGCCACTCTTAAGAGAGGAGGAGTGGTATCCCATAATGGTTTTAATTTACGTTTTCCGGATGACTGATGAAGTTGAGCACCTCTTCGGCGGTTTATTGCCATTTGGACAGCCTCTTTTATGGAAAGTCGGTTCAAGTCTTTTGTCCATTAAATGAAATTGGGTTGTCTGCCTTTTTTCGTTTTATTTTGCAGGACTTCTTCGTTTAAGATGTGGAGCCCTTTCAAGTCTCTAGCTTCCGTCAGGGCCCCAGGGTGCCGAGAACAGCCTGTCTGAGAACTCGGTAGTGCTTCGCACTTTGACTTCTCTGTTTAACCAGATGACTTGCGTCAAAGAGCTTCATcctttatctgtgtgtgtgtggctggtcACAGGTGCCCTAACGCGCATCCGCCGATGATGCTGGCGATGACAGAGCACTTTGCTGCCACTAGCACCACAGAGCACTTTCCACGGGCCAGACAGATTCTAAGTATTTTACACATCCACTCAGTTGTTTCAACAAACCTATGAAGAAGGTGTGAGTATTAGTtcacccattttataggtgaggaaattgaggctctggGAGCTTAAGTAAAAGTCTCATAGCTAAACTGGCTTCAGAGTCTGAGCTCCTTCCTTGCGTGTGATTGGCTGCTGCTTTGGACAGCATCTGTGCCCTCATTTTCCTGCCCTTCTTGTCCTTTAATTTTTAAGAGCTTCTTAACAAGCACTTGCTGTATCTTGATATCCAGCATGATGGTGGGGTTCAGCCCCAGGAAGTGCTGGGGTTACTCTGGCAGCAGCTGTCATTTTCCAGGCCCTGTGCTACATACTTCTGGTACATAACTCGTATGAGCCTTCCTGTAACGCTGGGGGCCAAGCACTCTTATCAGCCCCGTTTTACAGGTGACAAAACCAAAGGCTGGAGATGTTGAGTGATACATCATGATCACACAGCTGCTGCCGATAGAGCCAGGGTTCACACTACAGCCCGTCTGCCTCCTGACTGAAATCACAACTTCACTAGAGCCACAGCCTGTGACTCAGTGGCTGCGTTTGGCCTGCGCAACGTGGGTGTTTTCTTGGTTTGGTAATTTGGTTTGGTAATTCGGCTGCTTTTGAAACCTGGGCCCGAGTTGCTGCGTAGTGATTGTCAGCTGGAGTGAGCAGCAGCTGCCTCTGGAGCCTGTTGGCCTGGCTCCACAGGGACTGTGCAGGGATCCTCTTATAAAGCCAACTAACTGGCAAGATTCGGCCGATCTGATGTGCAAAGCGTCTGTGTGTTTCAGAGgtgcaattcattcattcacggCACAGAGCTCACATAGCGCTTGCTGTGTGCGAGTCCCTATGCTCCGTCCTGGGGGTGAGCAGGCATTCCACAGAGAGATATGGCTGTTCGTGGTTGAAGGACCCCCCTCTGGCCTGAGCTTCAGGCACTGGAGGGATGTGGTGGACAGTGAGGCTAGAACGAACAGCCAAGCTCTCCACACCAGGATGGGGACTTCAGGGTTTATCCTGAAGTAGTAGGGAGCCAGTGAAGGTTTTTCACAGCTCTCAGGGAGGTACCATGAGCTCATGGGAGAAGGAAGGTGAAAATGAGTTTAGTCTGGGATTGTTGGGCTTGAGGGGCTAGGGGGACATTCAGTGGTTGCCATCTGGTAAGcagctgtgtgatcctggacTCAGGAAAGTTCCGGGTTAGTGTCAGAGATCTGAGAGTTGTCAATAATTAGGTGAGAGTTAGTGACTCTGAATGGAACCATGCAGAGGGAGAGGGTGTGGATGAAAAGGAAGTGGAATGGGTCAGCCTCCTCAGGTTACACATGAGCCCAGGGCAGAGTCATGTGCTTAAGGCCTCCATTTCTTCAGcaggtatttattgaatacctgctATGTGCTGGGAACTGTTCTTAATGCTGGGATGCAGCAGTGAGCAAAAcactcctggagcttacattcCAGTGGGTGGGTTCAGAAGACGATGAAGTAAATATCCAACAGTGGTAAATGCTGTGGATAAAGATAAAGCAGGGTGAGGAGACGGAGGCGTTCTGGTCTGTGGTTGCTATTTTATATGGAATGGTCCAGGGAAGGCCTTAACTggtaaggtgacatttgagctgaaacccgaaagaaataagagaatgaGCCAGGCAGATGCCTAAGGGAAGAGTATTCCAGAAAGTGGAAACAGCAagtacaaaggccctggggcaggagtgtGCTTAGCAAGTTGAAGGAAGAGCAAAGAGGCTGGCATGGCCAAAGCCAGCTGAGCAAGGAAAGGAGTGCTAGAGGACCAGAGAGTGCCAGCAATGTGGGTGAGAGGtaggggagagaggaggtgagACCACCAGGCCACTGTAAAGACTTTTCTTCTTAAGAGGGGACCCCTTGGAGGTGACATGAACTGGCTTACATTTAACAGGATCACTCTGGCTTCTCTGTTTAGAACAGGCCATAGGAGATGAAgcagaagcagggagaccagttaggaggttGTTGCCGTAATCCAGGGGAGGGATGATAATGGCTGGGATCCTCATGCTGCCAGTAGAGGGGCTCAAAAGTGCCTGGGctctggatattttttaaaaaatatttatttgtttgactgtaccaggtcttagttgcagcactccaGATCTTTAGctatggcgtgtgggatcttgttccctgaccagggatcaaacctgggccgcctgcattgagagcacagagtcttaaccactggaccactatccagggaagtccctggatatgTTTTAATGGTAGAGCCAGCAGTGTTTGCTGATGGATTGATCgaagaatatgagaaaaaaagaggaattaaGAATGACTCTTTAAGATTTTGACCCATGCAATGGAAGGATGGAGTTGCCATTAGGTCACATGTGTGGTCcccgcttcccaggtggccaatgcaggagacgtaaggagacatgggtttgatccctgagttgggaagatcccttggaggacgtcatggcacccactccagtattcatgcctagaaagtccaatggacagaggagtctggcaggctacagtccataggttctcaaagagtcagacacgactgaagcgacttagcatgcatgcacgtacaCACATGTGTGGCAGGCAGATTTGAGGCGTTCACTGTGGACAATGAAGTTAGGGctgccaagtggctcagtggtaaagaacccgcctgccagtgcaggagacacaagagactcgggtttgatctctgagtcagaaagaccccctggggtaagaaatggcaacccacgccagtattcttgcctggaaaattccatggacagaggaacctgacgggctacagtccatgggattgcaaagtcagacgcgactgagcacatgcacacacacagacattgaCCTAGAGGGTTCAAGTTGATAACACCAGCAGCACCAAGGCCCCTTGGCagccccttccctccctttcAGATTCTGGGTCCTTCTGCCCCCTCTCTGGGCCCATCTTCTGACTCTCCCATCCCTGGCAGtggacctgggcccccagcagccTGCTCACATGGAGAACTGACCCGGACCCTCTGCCCCCAGGTCGTGCACAGGGACCTCAAGCCCAGCAACATCCTGTATGTAGACGAGTCTGGGAACCCCGAGTGCCTCCGCATCTGTGACTTTGGCTTTGCCAAGCAGCTGCGGGCTGAGAACGGGCTCCTCATGACACCTTGCTACACTGCCAACTTCGTGGCACCCGAGGTGAGTGGCCCGGCCTCGTCGGCTGCAAGAGTGAGGGGGGGCCTGGCACGGGGGCCTTGTGTCCCTTCCAGAGGCCCCACGCTGTCCAGGACTCCAGTCTGTGTGGCCTCGGTCCAGGTACCAAGGGAGGATCAGCCCACACCTGGGACCCTTGTCCTGCATTTTGGGGAGCAGCAGGCAGGCATATGCCCCTTAGCCCAACCACCCTTCCCTGCCTGCCTTCCTTGCCAGGTCCTGAAGCGCCAGGGCTATGATGAAGGCTGCGACATTTGGAGCCTGGGCATTCTGCTGTACACCATGCTGGCGGGGTGAGTGCCCCTCTGGCCTGCACCCCgtctgccccccgccccctcctccagccctaGTGTACAGGCTGGGGTGGCGCTTGTCTGATGGGAGAGACTCATCCCTGCTTCAGGAAGGGCTGGAGACAGGAACATGATGCTGTCTTTGGGAGCTCCACCTTGGGGAGGAAGTGCCACCTTTGGGAGCACCCGCTCTGAAGGGGGAGACACAGTCCCCCCTCGCCACCCCCGCCGCCAGGAGGCCAGAGGCTATACCTACACCAGGTGGACTTTCCTCCAGATACACTCCATTTGCCAACGGACCCAGTGACACGCCAGAGGAAATCCTGACCCGGATTGGCAGTGGCAAGTTCACTCTCAGCGGGGGAAACTGGAACACGGTTTCAGACACAGCCAAGGTGAGTCTGTAAGGCCTGGACCCTGCTCACTTAGGGCTGGGGAGGCCGGGTCCCACCCCAGGGCTTTTCGGCATTCCATGGACAGGTGACC is a genomic window of Muntiacus reevesi chromosome 3, mMunRee1.1, whole genome shotgun sequence containing:
- the RPS6KA1 gene encoding ribosomal protein S6 kinase alpha-1 isoform X2; amino-acid sequence: MPLAQLKEPWPLMELVPLDPENGQASGEEAGLQPSKDEGVLKEISITHHVKAGSEKADPSHFELLKVLGQGSFGKVFLVRKVTRPDSGHLYAMKVLKKATLKVRDRVRTKMERDILADVNHPFVVKLHYAFQTEGKLYLILDFLRGGDLFTRLSKEVMFTEEDVKFYLAELALGLDHLHSLGIIYRDLKPENILLDEEGHIKLTDFGLSKEAIDHEKKAYSFCGTVEYMAPEVVNRQGHTHSADWWSYGVLMFEMLTGSLPFQGKDRKETMTLILKAKLGMPQFLSTEAQSLLRALFKRNPANRLGSGPDGAEEIKRHVFYSTIDWNKLYRREIKPPFKPAVAQPDDTFYFDTEFTSRTPKDSPGIPPSAGAHQLFRGFSFVATGLMEDDGKPRATQAPLHAVVQQLHGKNLVFSDGYVVKETIGVGSYSECKRCVHKATNMEYAVKVIDKSKRDPSEEIEILLRYGQHPNIITLKDVYDDGKHVYLVTELMRGGELLDKILRQKFFSEREASFVLHTISKTVEYLHSQGVVHRDLKPSNILYVDESGNPECLRICDFGFAKQLRAENGLLMTPCYTANFVAPEVLKRQGYDEGCDIWSLGILLYTMLAGYTPFANGPSDTPEEILTRIGSGKFTLSGGNWNTVSDTAKDLVSKMLHVDPHQRLTAKQVLQHPWITQKDKLPQSQLSHQDLQLVKGAMAATYSALNSSKPTPQLKPIESSILAQRRVRKLPSTTL
- the RPS6KA1 gene encoding ribosomal protein S6 kinase alpha-1 isoform X1; translated protein: MEQDPKPPRLRLWALLPWLPRKQRPRISQTSLPAPGPGPGPGPRQDSDEGVLKEISITHHVKAGSEKADPSHFELLKVLGQGSFGKVFLVRKVTRPDSGHLYAMKVLKKATLKVRDRVRTKMERDILADVNHPFVVKLHYAFQTEGKLYLILDFLRGGDLFTRLSKEVMFTEEDVKFYLAELALGLDHLHSLGIIYRDLKPENILLDEEGHIKLTDFGLSKEAIDHEKKAYSFCGTVEYMAPEVVNRQGHTHSADWWSYGVLMFEMLTGSLPFQGKDRKETMTLILKAKLGMPQFLSTEAQSLLRALFKRNPANRLGSGPDGAEEIKRHVFYSTIDWNKLYRREIKPPFKPAVAQPDDTFYFDTEFTSRTPKDSPGIPPSAGAHQLFRGFSFVATGLMEDDGKPRATQAPLHAVVQQLHGKNLVFSDGYVVKETIGVGSYSECKRCVHKATNMEYAVKVIDKSKRDPSEEIEILLRYGQHPNIITLKDVYDDGKHVYLVTELMRGGELLDKILRQKFFSEREASFVLHTISKTVEYLHSQGVVHRDLKPSNILYVDESGNPECLRICDFGFAKQLRAENGLLMTPCYTANFVAPEVLKRQGYDEGCDIWSLGILLYTMLAGYTPFANGPSDTPEEILTRIGSGKFTLSGGNWNTVSDTAKDLVSKMLHVDPHQRLTAKQVLQHPWITQKDKLPQSQLSHQDLQLVKGAMAATYSALNSSKPTPQLKPIESSILAQRRVRKLPSTTL